One window from the genome of Gimesia aquarii encodes:
- a CDS encoding UbiD family decarboxylase — MGYRGLRECVNDLERTNQLIRIEQEIDANLEAAEIQRRVYQAGGPAIYFANVRNCKFPMVSNLFGTLERTQYIFRDALAAVNHLVELKVDPSQFWKHPLRYLDVPFSLLHMLPRSRSRGAVIENQIQLQDLPQLRSWPDDGGPFVTLPQVYTESPKRGGLMNSNLGMYRIQLAGNEYQPNQQIGLHYQIHRSIGVHHAEAIEKGEPLKVNIFVGGAPAMTLSAVMPLPEGLSELTFAGALSKRAIRMIRNKNGLPMYADADFCITGWVDPEQLLPEGPFGDHLGYYSLAHPFPVMNVEAVYHRNDAIWPFTVVGRPPQEDTAFGAIIHEITGPAIPSVIPGVHQVHAVDAAGVHPLLLAVGSERYTPYDKERKPQEILTNANAILGQGQLSLAKYLMIVAHEDNPQLDAENIGAFFSHLLERIDWKRDLHFQTCTTMDTLDYSGTGFNSGSKVVMAAAGPTKRALPTSIPDSFSLPTGFSDPKLCHPGILAIRAPAFEENNQDLPRFCNELPLAHPINEFPLTVLVDDSDFTSTSLNNFLWTVFTRSNPASDIDGIEAFTENKHWGCQGSLVIDARIKPHHAPPLIEDPEITKRVDQLGAPGGPLHGII, encoded by the coding sequence ATGGGATACCGAGGACTGCGTGAGTGTGTCAACGATCTGGAACGGACGAACCAGTTAATCCGAATTGAACAAGAGATCGATGCCAATTTAGAGGCGGCGGAAATCCAACGCCGTGTCTATCAGGCAGGCGGCCCTGCCATTTATTTTGCCAATGTTCGAAATTGCAAATTCCCGATGGTCAGTAATCTGTTTGGTACACTCGAACGCACGCAATATATTTTTCGCGATGCCTTAGCGGCTGTGAATCATCTCGTCGAATTAAAAGTAGATCCTTCCCAATTCTGGAAGCACCCCCTGCGCTATCTCGATGTTCCTTTCTCTTTGTTACACATGCTGCCGCGTTCTCGCTCCCGTGGTGCCGTCATTGAAAATCAAATTCAGCTTCAGGACCTGCCCCAACTCCGAAGTTGGCCTGATGACGGTGGCCCCTTTGTCACTCTGCCTCAAGTTTATACAGAATCGCCCAAGCGTGGCGGCTTGATGAACTCCAACTTGGGGATGTACAGAATTCAATTGGCTGGAAATGAGTATCAACCGAATCAACAGATCGGATTGCATTACCAGATTCATCGCAGCATCGGCGTTCATCACGCTGAAGCGATTGAAAAAGGAGAGCCTCTCAAAGTAAACATTTTTGTCGGTGGCGCTCCCGCGATGACGCTCTCTGCTGTGATGCCATTGCCGGAAGGCCTTTCGGAACTCACATTTGCGGGTGCTTTGAGCAAACGTGCCATTCGTATGATTCGGAATAAAAACGGCCTGCCGATGTACGCTGATGCCGACTTTTGTATTACGGGCTGGGTCGATCCGGAACAATTACTTCCCGAAGGTCCGTTTGGCGATCATCTGGGTTACTATAGTCTGGCTCACCCTTTTCCTGTGATGAATGTGGAAGCCGTCTACCATCGCAATGATGCCATCTGGCCATTCACTGTCGTCGGCAGACCTCCTCAGGAAGATACCGCTTTTGGCGCTATCATCCATGAAATCACAGGACCTGCGATTCCCTCGGTCATTCCTGGTGTGCACCAGGTACATGCTGTCGATGCTGCTGGCGTCCATCCATTACTACTGGCAGTGGGGAGCGAACGTTACACCCCTTACGATAAAGAGCGTAAACCACAGGAAATTCTGACTAACGCCAATGCCATTCTGGGACAGGGCCAATTGAGCCTGGCTAAATACCTGATGATTGTGGCCCATGAAGATAATCCTCAGTTAGATGCTGAAAATATTGGAGCATTTTTTTCACATTTACTCGAGCGAATCGACTGGAAACGCGACCTGCATTTTCAAACCTGCACAACGATGGATACACTTGATTATTCGGGAACAGGTTTTAATTCTGGCTCTAAAGTCGTGATGGCGGCCGCTGGTCCGACAAAACGTGCCCTACCGACATCCATTCCTGACAGTTTCTCACTTCCGACCGGATTTTCTGACCCGAAACTCTGCCATCCTGGTATTCTGGCTATCAGGGCACCAGCATTTGAGGAAAACAATCAAGACCTCCCTCGTTTTTGTAACGAATTGCCGTTAGCTCATCCCATCAATGAATTCCCGCTGACTGTACTCGTCGATGACAGCGACTTCACCTCCACCAGTCTGAATAATTTTTTGTGGACGGTTTTCACCCGCTCCAATCCCGCCAGTGATATTGATGGCATAGAAGCATTTACAGAAAACAAACATTGGGGCTGCCAGGGTTCGCTGGTGATTGATGCACGCATCAAGCCACACCATGCGCCTCCTTTAATTGAAGATCCTGAAATTACCAAACGAGTCGATCAACTTGGTGCGCCGGGTGGCCCCTTACATGGGATTATTTAA